A window of the Streptomyces sp. JB150 genome harbors these coding sequences:
- a CDS encoding DUF5685 family protein codes for MFGIVRPCSHRLGERLTSEWMAHLCGLCLALRSDHGQLARVVTNYDGLLISVLTEAQGEREGGRWRRTAGPCPLRGMRTASVAQGEGARLAAAVSLVLASAKVRDHVADGDGLLARRPVALAARRVADGWGRAGARTGTAVGFDTAVLVDAVDRQLGIEALAGPGTPLLAVTEPTETATAAAFAHTAVLAGRPGNAAPLAEAGRLFGRLAHLLDAVEDQWSDAASGAWNPLTATGTSLAEARRLADGAVHGIRLALREVEFTDGRLAHLLLVHELRRSVDRAFGTAPACATHQPGPYGTPPQQPGPYGQPQQPYPAGPHGTPPQQGGPHGPYAGGGAHGGAAHGSGGHGGGGGGGFGGFGGGPAPQPPRGRRGFWAGCGMFWLLCCTCKLCCAEEYEGPWSRKKREGCCQNCDCPSCDCCCPCDGC; via the coding sequence GTGTTCGGAATAGTCAGGCCTTGCAGTCACCGTCTCGGAGAACGCCTCACCTCCGAGTGGATGGCGCATCTGTGCGGCCTGTGTCTCGCGCTGCGCTCGGACCACGGCCAGCTCGCCCGGGTGGTGACCAACTACGACGGGCTGCTCATCTCGGTTCTGACGGAGGCTCAGGGCGAACGCGAGGGCGGGCGGTGGCGGCGTACGGCCGGACCGTGCCCGCTGCGCGGGATGCGCACCGCGTCGGTCGCGCAGGGTGAGGGCGCCCGGCTCGCCGCGGCCGTGTCCCTGGTGCTCGCCTCCGCCAAGGTCCGCGACCATGTCGCCGACGGCGACGGGCTGCTGGCCCGCCGCCCCGTGGCACTCGCCGCGCGCCGGGTCGCCGACGGCTGGGGCCGCGCCGGCGCCCGCACCGGGACGGCCGTCGGCTTCGACACCGCCGTACTCGTCGACGCCGTCGACCGGCAGCTGGGCATCGAGGCGCTGGCCGGGCCCGGCACTCCGCTCCTCGCCGTCACCGAACCCACCGAGACCGCCACCGCCGCCGCCTTCGCGCACACCGCGGTGCTCGCCGGACGGCCCGGCAACGCCGCGCCGCTGGCCGAGGCCGGACGCCTCTTCGGACGGCTCGCGCACCTGCTGGACGCCGTGGAGGACCAGTGGTCCGACGCCGCGTCGGGTGCCTGGAACCCGCTCACCGCGACCGGGACGTCCCTCGCGGAGGCCCGGCGGCTCGCCGACGGCGCCGTGCACGGCATCCGGCTGGCGCTGCGCGAGGTGGAGTTCACCGACGGGCGGCTGGCCCATCTGCTCCTCGTGCACGAACTGCGCCGCTCGGTGGACCGGGCCTTCGGCACCGCGCCCGCGTGCGCGACGCACCAGCCGGGGCCGTACGGCACGCCGCCGCAGCAGCCCGGTCCGTACGGGCAGCCACAGCAGCCCTACCCGGCCGGGCCCCACGGCACGCCGCCGCAGCAGGGCGGCCCGCACGGCCCGTACGCCGGCGGGGGAGCGCACGGCGGAGCGGCCCACGGTTCAGGAGGGCACGGCGGTGGGGGCGGTGGTGGCTTCGGCGGGTTCGGGGGCGGGCCCGCGCCCCAGCCGCCCAGGGGACGGCGCGGGTTCTGGGCCGGCTGCGGAATGTTCTGGCTGCTGTGCTGCACCTGCAAGTTGTGCTGTGCCGAGGAGTACGAGGGGCCGTGGTCCCGCAAGAAGCGCGAGGGCTGCTGTCAGAACTGCGACTGTCCCAGTTGCGACTGCTGCTGCCCCTGTGACGGGTGTTGA
- a CDS encoding cell division protein SepF, protein MGSVRKASAWLGLVDDNDDERYYDDETYEGNEPGDAWVTDPRVKVASDTAEEKGRRIGTVTPDSFRDARAIGELFRDGVPVIMNLTAMEPADAKRVVDFAAGLIFGLRGSIERVSTRVFLLTPAHTEIVNGDPAAHRSDGFFNQS, encoded by the coding sequence ATGGGATCGGTGCGCAAGGCGAGTGCGTGGCTCGGCCTCGTCGACGACAACGATGACGAGCGCTACTACGACGACGAGACTTACGAGGGCAACGAGCCCGGGGACGCCTGGGTCACGGACCCACGGGTGAAGGTGGCCTCGGACACGGCCGAGGAGAAAGGCCGCCGGATCGGCACGGTGACCCCGGACAGTTTCCGGGACGCGCGGGCCATCGGCGAGCTGTTCCGGGACGGCGTCCCGGTGATCATGAATCTGACGGCGATGGAGCCGGCCGACGCCAAGCGCGTCGTCGACTTCGCCGCGGGGCTCATCTTCGGGCTGCGCGGTTCGATCGAGCGGGTGTCGACCCGGGTGTTCCTGCTGACCCCCGCCCACACGGAAATCGTGAACGGCGACCCGGCGGCGCACCGCTCGGACGGTTTCTTCAACCAGAGCTGA
- a CDS encoding mannosyltransferase family protein — MTDLDARPGRTARRTLPGAAPALLGYAAVRALGLLALCVWSAVRDKDAYTLLTARWDSLWYARIAEHGYGYEIRLPNGDVHADLAFFPLLPWLERLGQAVTPLSYADAGFAAGTLASFAAAWGIFAVADLLYGRRAGVCAVLLWAVLPVGIVQSMAYSESLFTALAAWSLYAVLTGRWVAAGTLALLAGLTRPVGLAVVAAVWAAGTASWRRERGARRIGPSARRRSAAPEPGARPTPYAPSPARAPVREGAPVGRRALGMLLAPLGTAGYVLWVGHRTGEGPLGYLDVQAGWRNGFDGGYAFARFVGEKFTSFPSAVAGAALAAGVALVIRLYVVCVRQRQPLPLLVYAGLVTALALCASSYFGSKPRLLVPAFPLLLPLALALARLPTRRSVLVTAGAAVASALYGAFWLNGSGPP, encoded by the coding sequence GTGACCGATCTTGACGCGCGCCCCGGGCGCACCGCGCGCCGCACGCTGCCCGGGGCGGCCCCGGCCCTGCTCGGGTACGCGGCCGTCCGCGCCCTGGGCCTGCTCGCGCTGTGCGTGTGGAGCGCGGTGCGCGACAAGGACGCGTACACCCTGCTCACCGCCCGCTGGGACTCCCTCTGGTACGCCAGGATCGCCGAGCACGGCTACGGCTACGAGATCCGCCTGCCGAACGGCGACGTGCACGCCGACCTCGCCTTCTTCCCACTGCTGCCGTGGCTGGAGCGGCTGGGGCAGGCGGTGACCCCGCTGTCGTACGCGGACGCCGGGTTCGCGGCCGGCACGCTCGCCTCGTTCGCCGCGGCCTGGGGGATCTTCGCCGTGGCCGACCTGCTGTACGGGCGGCGGGCCGGGGTGTGCGCGGTGCTGCTGTGGGCGGTGCTGCCGGTCGGGATCGTGCAGTCCATGGCGTACAGCGAGTCCCTGTTCACGGCGCTCGCCGCGTGGTCCCTGTACGCCGTCCTCACCGGCCGCTGGGTGGCCGCGGGCACCCTCGCGCTGCTGGCGGGCCTGACCCGGCCGGTCGGACTGGCGGTGGTCGCGGCGGTGTGGGCGGCGGGGACGGCGTCGTGGCGGCGCGAGCGCGGGGCCCGCCGGATTGGGCCATCCGCGCGGCGGCGGAGCGCGGCGCCCGAGCCAGGCGCACGTCCCACTCCGTACGCCCCCTCCCCCGCCCGCGCCCCGGTCCGGGAGGGCGCACCCGTGGGGCGGCGCGCCCTCGGCATGCTGCTCGCGCCCCTGGGCACGGCCGGTTATGTGCTGTGGGTCGGCCACCGCACCGGCGAGGGCCCGCTCGGCTACCTGGACGTACAGGCGGGCTGGCGCAACGGCTTCGACGGGGGCTACGCCTTCGCCCGGTTCGTCGGCGAGAAGTTCACCTCGTTCCCCTCGGCCGTGGCGGGGGCCGCCCTCGCGGCCGGGGTGGCGCTGGTGATCCGGCTGTACGTCGTCTGCGTACGGCAGCGCCAGCCGCTCCCGCTGCTGGTGTACGCCGGGCTCGTCACCGCCCTGGCGCTGTGCGCGTCGAGCTACTTCGGCTCGAAACCGCGCCTGCTGGTGCCCGCCTTCCCGCTGCTGCTGCCGCTCGCGCTCGCCCTCGCCCGGCTGCCCACCCGCCGGTCGGTCCTGGTCACGGCCGGTGCGGCGGTGGCGTCGGCGCTCTACGGGGCGTTCTGGCTGAACGGTTCCGGCCCGCCCTGA
- a CDS encoding DUF1684 domain-containing protein, protein MTTDAFDAWKQWHEGRLEEVSAPYGVLALNATHWLVDYPEGRLPDIPGNWTTEGDAVVLTAARADGLTLDGAPFEGRVRLAADSGPAAAARVGYGARRLVVLVREGAWAVRDFDPAAENRRRFRGIDATPYDQRWSVPGRFTPYGEHRTVRVENADGRRRGLGLAGELAFTLDGREHTLQVSVEADGSLWAVFADATSGNGSHRFRFLRPGAPDADGRTTVDFNRALLPPCAFADHFICPFPPPGNTLDVPVAAGERNLA, encoded by the coding sequence ATGACGACGGACGCGTTCGACGCGTGGAAGCAGTGGCACGAGGGACGCCTGGAGGAGGTGTCCGCCCCCTACGGGGTCCTCGCGCTGAACGCCACGCACTGGCTCGTGGACTATCCGGAGGGTCGACTTCCGGACATCCCCGGGAACTGGACCACCGAGGGGGACGCCGTCGTCCTCACGGCCGCCCGTGCCGACGGGCTGACCCTCGACGGCGCGCCCTTCGAGGGCCGGGTACGGCTCGCGGCCGACTCCGGCCCGGCCGCCGCCGCGCGGGTGGGCTACGGCGCACGACGGCTCGTCGTACTGGTCCGCGAAGGGGCCTGGGCGGTACGCGACTTCGACCCGGCGGCCGAGAACCGCCGCCGGTTCCGCGGCATCGATGCCACGCCCTACGATCAGCGCTGGTCGGTGCCGGGACGCTTCACGCCGTACGGCGAGCACCGCACCGTGCGGGTGGAGAACGCGGACGGACGCCGACGCGGGCTGGGGCTGGCCGGGGAGCTGGCGTTCACCCTCGACGGGCGGGAGCACACGCTCCAGGTGTCGGTGGAGGCCGACGGCTCGCTCTGGGCCGTCTTCGCCGACGCCACCAGCGGAAACGGCAGCCACCGCTTCCGGTTCCTGCGCCCCGGCGCGCCCGACGCGGACGGCCGGACGACGGTGGACTTCAACCGGGCCCTGCTGCCCCCGTGCGCCTTCGCCGACCACTTCATCTGCCCCTTCCCGCCGCCCGGGAACACCCTGGACGTGCCCGTCGCGGCGGGGGAGCGGAACCTGGCCTGA
- a CDS encoding MFS transporter: protein MSGTTTAAVGLRRRAAGAGANRWVVLVVLCVSLLLVAVDATVLHVAVPAVTEDIKPGAIELLWIVDTYPLVCASLLILFGTLGDRVGRRRVLLLGYALFGVASALAAFAPDAQVLIVARALLGVGGAMIMPATLSILRQVFPDRRERALAIGIWSAVAAVGAAVGPLLGGFLLEHFWWGSVFLVNIPLMLVSLPVGRLLLPESKGDGKGPWDVVGALMAAAGLFGAVLGVKRLGGGEGLGPATLVPLLVGAVLLTLFARRQRRRAYPLVDLKMFARPAFSTSVGCIVLAMLALVGLELIAAQYLQLVLELSPLETGLRLLPLTIAAMAAGLAGARMLRRFGPRRMVVFGFCLTAGAVVLLTAMGREDNATLMLSGFVLLGFGLETTLFGAYESMLSEAPQEQAGGAAAIGETSYQLGAGIGIALLGTVMNAAYAPGLSAVPGVPAPAAASASHSLGEAYDVADRLGGATGEALRSAARDCFVHGLHVTLLVSAGLLLLGAVMALRLPRVMHCEPEGARVEVPAPREVAESRVSA, encoded by the coding sequence ATGTCCGGGACGACCACGGCTGCCGTCGGGCTGCGCCGTCGGGCGGCCGGCGCCGGTGCCAACCGCTGGGTCGTCCTCGTCGTCCTCTGCGTCAGCCTGCTGCTGGTCGCCGTCGACGCCACCGTGCTGCACGTGGCGGTCCCCGCCGTCACCGAGGACATCAAACCCGGCGCGATAGAACTGCTCTGGATCGTCGACACCTACCCGCTGGTCTGCGCCTCGCTGCTGATCCTGTTCGGCACGCTCGGCGACCGGGTGGGCCGCAGACGCGTCCTGCTCCTCGGATACGCCCTCTTCGGGGTGGCCTCCGCGCTGGCCGCCTTCGCCCCCGACGCCCAGGTGCTGATCGTCGCCCGCGCGCTGCTCGGCGTCGGCGGCGCGATGATCATGCCCGCGACGCTGTCGATCCTGCGCCAGGTCTTCCCCGACCGGCGCGAACGCGCACTCGCCATCGGCATCTGGAGCGCGGTCGCCGCGGTCGGCGCGGCTGTCGGCCCGCTGCTCGGCGGCTTCCTGCTGGAGCACTTCTGGTGGGGCTCGGTCTTCCTGGTCAACATCCCGCTGATGCTGGTCAGCCTGCCCGTCGGGCGGCTGCTGCTGCCCGAGTCCAAGGGGGACGGCAAGGGACCCTGGGACGTCGTCGGCGCCCTGATGGCGGCGGCCGGCCTGTTCGGCGCCGTGCTCGGCGTGAAGCGGCTCGGCGGCGGCGAGGGCCTGGGCCCGGCCACGCTGGTGCCGCTGCTGGTGGGCGCGGTGCTGCTGACGCTGTTCGCGCGGCGGCAGCGGCGGCGGGCGTATCCGCTGGTCGACCTGAAGATGTTCGCCCGCCCGGCGTTCAGCACCTCCGTCGGCTGCATCGTGCTCGCCATGCTCGCCCTGGTCGGCCTGGAGCTGATCGCGGCGCAGTACCTCCAGCTGGTGCTGGAGCTGTCCCCGCTGGAGACCGGGCTGCGGCTGCTGCCGCTGACCATAGCGGCGATGGCGGCCGGCCTGGCCGGGGCGCGGATGCTGCGCCGGTTCGGACCGCGCCGGATGGTGGTGTTCGGGTTCTGCCTGACGGCGGGCGCGGTGGTGCTGCTGACCGCGATGGGCCGGGAGGACAACGCCACACTCATGCTCTCCGGGTTCGTCCTCCTCGGGTTCGGCCTGGAGACCACCCTCTTCGGGGCGTACGAGTCGATGCTCAGCGAGGCTCCGCAGGAGCAGGCCGGCGGGGCCGCCGCGATCGGCGAGACCTCCTACCAGCTGGGCGCGGGCATCGGCATCGCGCTGCTCGGCACGGTGATGAACGCGGCCTACGCGCCAGGTCTGAGCGCGGTGCCCGGAGTGCCCGCACCGGCCGCGGCGTCGGCGAGCCACTCCCTGGGCGAGGCCTACGACGTGGCGGACCGGCTCGGCGGCGCGACGGGCGAGGCGCTGCGCAGCGCCGCCCGGGACTGCTTCGTGCACGGACTGCATGTGACGCTGCTGGTCAGCGCGGGACTGCTGCTGCTCGGCGCGGTGATGGCACTGCGGCTGCCGCGGGTGATGCACTGCGAGCCGGAGGGCGCCAGGGTCGAGGTACCGGCGCCGCGCGAGGTGGCCGAGTCCCGGGTGTCCGCCTGA
- a CDS encoding amino acid ABC transporter permease, protein MSSDTLAQAPALSAPPDPVRIVPQRRYGQWSAAALVLVLLGFAVQSVLRNDAFQWDVVGDYFTSAAVLRGLWLTLWLTAVVMVLGFALGALLAAARLSANPVLRAVSWGYVWLFRSIPILVQLLLWFNIGALYPQILGVRTVDLLGPVAVAVIGLTLHEAAHAAEVVRGGILSVGAGQIEAAQALGLSRWRRWWRIVLPQAMRSIVPPAGNMLIGTLKGTSIVSVIAVQDLLYSTQLVYHQTYQVIPLLMVATVWYTVVTSVLGVGQHYVEKRYARGTERVR, encoded by the coding sequence ATGTCCTCGGACACCCTTGCCCAGGCCCCCGCGCTCTCGGCACCACCCGATCCCGTGCGCATCGTCCCCCAGCGCCGCTACGGACAGTGGTCGGCCGCCGCCCTCGTCCTCGTCCTGCTCGGGTTCGCCGTCCAGTCCGTGCTGCGCAACGACGCCTTCCAGTGGGACGTCGTCGGCGACTACTTCACCTCGGCCGCGGTGCTGCGCGGACTGTGGCTCACCCTCTGGCTGACCGCGGTGGTGATGGTGCTCGGGTTCGCGCTGGGCGCCCTCCTCGCGGCGGCCCGGCTCTCCGCGAACCCCGTGCTCAGAGCCGTCAGCTGGGGATACGTCTGGCTGTTCCGCTCGATCCCGATCCTGGTGCAGCTGCTGCTCTGGTTCAACATCGGGGCGCTGTACCCGCAGATCCTCGGCGTGCGGACGGTCGACCTGCTCGGGCCGGTCGCCGTCGCCGTCATCGGACTCACCCTGCACGAGGCCGCGCACGCCGCCGAGGTGGTGCGCGGCGGGATTCTGTCGGTGGGCGCCGGGCAGATCGAGGCCGCGCAGGCGCTCGGGCTGAGCCGGTGGCGGCGCTGGTGGCGGATCGTGCTGCCGCAGGCGATGCGCTCCATCGTGCCGCCCGCCGGCAACATGCTGATCGGCACCCTCAAGGGCACCTCCATCGTCAGCGTCATCGCCGTCCAGGACCTGCTCTACTCGACCCAGCTCGTCTACCACCAGACCTACCAGGTCATCCCGCTGCTGATGGTGGCCACCGTCTGGTACACCGTCGTCACCTCGGTCCTCGGCGTCGGCCAGCACTACGTCGAGAAGCGCTACGCGCGCGGTACGGAGCGGGTCCGATGA
- a CDS encoding acyl-CoA dehydrogenase family protein yields MSTSAKLPPFDPADPLGLDDLLGPEDLAVRDTVRGWAADRVLPYVAEWYEKGELPQIRELARELGAIGALGMSLDGYGCAGASAVQYGLACLELEAADSGIRSLVSVQGSLAMYAIHRYGSEEQKRAWLPRMAAGEVIGCFGLTEPDHGSDPASMRTYAKKDGTDWVLNGRKMWITNGSVAGVAVVWAQTDEGIRGFAVPTDTPGFSAPEIKHKWSLRASVTSELVMDDVRLSADAVLPGVTGLRGPLSCLSHARYGIVWGAMGAARTCFETAVDYAKSREQFGRPLGGFQLTQAKLADMAVELHKGILLAHHLGRRMDAGRLRPEQVSFGKLNNVREAIDICRTARTILGANGISLEYPVMRHATNLESVLTYEGTVEMHQLVLGKALTGLDAFR; encoded by the coding sequence GTGTCCACGTCCGCCAAGCTGCCCCCGTTCGACCCCGCCGACCCGCTGGGCCTCGACGACCTCCTCGGGCCCGAAGACCTGGCGGTGCGCGACACCGTGCGCGGCTGGGCGGCGGACCGGGTGCTGCCGTACGTCGCCGAGTGGTACGAGAAGGGCGAGCTGCCGCAGATCCGCGAGCTGGCCCGGGAGCTGGGAGCCATCGGCGCGCTCGGCATGTCCCTCGACGGATACGGCTGCGCGGGCGCCAGCGCCGTGCAGTACGGGCTCGCCTGCCTGGAGCTGGAGGCCGCCGACTCCGGCATCCGCTCCCTGGTCTCCGTCCAGGGCTCCCTCGCGATGTACGCGATCCACCGCTACGGCAGCGAGGAGCAGAAGCGGGCCTGGCTGCCGCGGATGGCGGCCGGCGAGGTCATCGGCTGCTTCGGCCTCACCGAGCCCGACCACGGCTCCGACCCCGCCTCGATGCGGACGTACGCCAAGAAGGACGGCACCGACTGGGTGCTGAACGGCCGCAAGATGTGGATCACCAACGGCTCGGTCGCCGGGGTCGCCGTGGTCTGGGCGCAGACCGACGAGGGCATCCGCGGCTTCGCCGTCCCCACCGACACCCCCGGTTTCTCGGCGCCCGAGATCAAGCACAAGTGGTCCCTGCGGGCCAGCGTCACCAGCGAACTGGTCATGGACGACGTACGGCTGTCCGCCGACGCCGTGCTGCCCGGGGTGACCGGACTGCGCGGCCCGCTCAGCTGTCTTTCGCACGCCCGCTACGGCATCGTGTGGGGCGCGATGGGCGCGGCCCGCACCTGTTTCGAGACCGCCGTCGACTACGCGAAGTCCAGGGAGCAGTTCGGGCGCCCACTGGGCGGATTCCAGCTCACCCAGGCCAAGCTCGCCGACATGGCGGTGGAACTGCACAAGGGGATTCTGCTCGCCCACCATCTGGGGCGGCGGATGGACGCCGGCCGCCTGCGTCCCGAGCAGGTCAGCTTCGGCAAGCTCAACAACGTCCGCGAGGCCATCGACATCTGCCGTACGGCCCGCACGATCCTCGGTGCCAACGGGATCTCCCTCGAATATCCCGTGATGCGGCACGCGACCAACCTGGAATCGGTGCTCACTTACGAGGGCACCGTCGAAATGCACCAGCTGGTGCTGGGCAAGGCGCTCACCGGACTGGACGCCTTCCGGTAA
- a CDS encoding FAD/NAD(P)-binding protein: MRASLVIVGAGPRGTGVLERIAANAAELPPGTGLDIHLVDPYPPGPGRIWRTEQSPLLWMNSRAEDVTVFTDSSVRMAGPVREGPTLHQWAGLDGDAFVGRRVQGSYLRWAYDRAVAALPPDVTVHHHPCRAVRVCGPREGRQRVRLAGRPRPLLADAVVLTLGHLAAEPDPEQAELGAYARAHGLVHLPPDFTADSDLTPLRPGEPVLVRGFGLAFVDLMVLLTEGRGGRYDGDTYIPSGREPVLYVGSRRGVPYHSKIGYRLDGAPPPLPRFLGPAETDALLARPGGFDFRRDVWPLVEKELGHAHYHRLFTAHPERTGLGWAAFERRYAAADDPAERAALVAAAVPDPADRLDLAALDRPLAGVRYDSHEAFQAGLRRYVEADLRRRHDPAYSPDQAVFLALLSVYGQLMRLGDIGTWWHGFFSYLASGPPGPRLRQLLALSRAGVLRFAGADLRVRAEDGVFRATSPTVPGFTVETRALVEARLPQPTVARSRDPLLRELYAEGAAATPDGLLRVDPADGRVLDRSGRPHPRRFALGPHTDVRGAGAFTRPHTGGPAFRQNDAAARAVLALLGSSANRAAA; encoded by the coding sequence ATGAGGGCGTCCCTGGTCATCGTCGGGGCGGGGCCGCGCGGGACCGGCGTCCTGGAGCGGATCGCCGCCAACGCCGCCGAACTGCCGCCCGGAACGGGCCTCGACATCCACCTCGTCGACCCGTACCCGCCGGGCCCCGGACGGATCTGGCGCACCGAGCAGTCACCGCTGCTGTGGATGAACTCCCGCGCCGAGGACGTCACCGTGTTCACCGACTCCAGCGTGCGGATGGCCGGACCCGTCCGGGAGGGCCCCACCCTGCACCAGTGGGCCGGCCTCGACGGGGACGCCTTCGTCGGCCGCCGGGTCCAGGGCTCGTATCTGCGCTGGGCCTACGACCGGGCCGTGGCCGCCCTGCCGCCGGACGTCACCGTGCACCACCACCCCTGCCGCGCCGTGCGCGTCTGCGGGCCGCGCGAGGGCCGCCAGCGGGTCCGGCTGGCGGGCCGCCCGCGCCCGCTCCTCGCCGACGCCGTCGTCCTCACCCTCGGTCACCTCGCCGCCGAACCCGACCCGGAACAGGCCGAACTGGGCGCGTACGCCCGCGCCCACGGCCTCGTCCACCTGCCGCCCGACTTCACCGCCGACAGCGACCTGACCCCGTTGCGGCCGGGCGAGCCGGTCCTGGTGCGCGGTTTCGGGCTGGCCTTCGTCGACCTGATGGTGCTGCTCACCGAGGGCCGGGGCGGACGGTACGACGGGGACACCTACATCCCCTCCGGCCGGGAGCCGGTGCTGTACGTCGGATCGCGGCGCGGAGTGCCGTACCACTCCAAGATCGGCTACCGGCTGGACGGCGCGCCGCCGCCGCTGCCCCGGTTCCTCGGCCCCGCCGAGACCGACGCGCTGCTCGCCCGGCCCGGCGGCTTCGACTTCCGGCGCGACGTGTGGCCGCTGGTGGAGAAGGAGCTGGGCCACGCCCACTACCACCGGCTGTTCACCGCCCACCCCGAGCGCACCGGACTCGGCTGGGCCGCCTTCGAGCGGCGGTACGCCGCCGCCGACGACCCGGCGGAGCGGGCCGCCCTCGTCGCCGCCGCGGTGCCCGACCCGGCCGACCGGCTCGACCTCGCCGCACTCGACCGGCCGCTGGCCGGCGTGCGGTACGACTCGCACGAGGCCTTCCAGGCGGGCCTGCGCCGCTATGTGGAGGCCGACCTGAGACGGCGTCACGATCCCGCGTACAGCCCCGACCAGGCCGTCTTCCTCGCCCTGCTCTCCGTCTACGGGCAGCTGATGCGGCTCGGGGACATCGGCACCTGGTGGCACGGCTTCTTCAGCTACCTCGCCTCCGGGCCGCCGGGACCCCGGCTGCGGCAGCTGCTCGCGCTGTCCCGGGCGGGCGTGCTGCGGTTCGCCGGGGCCGATCTGCGCGTGCGCGCCGAGGACGGGGTGTTCCGGGCGACCAGCCCGACCGTGCCCGGGTTCACCGTCGAGACGCGGGCGCTGGTCGAGGCGCGGCTGCCGCAGCCGACGGTGGCGCGGTCCCGGGACCCGCTGCTGCGGGAGCTGTACGCCGAGGGGGCCGCCGCCACCCCCGACGGGCTGTTGCGCGTGGACCCCGCCGACGGGCGCGTCCTCGACCGGTCCGGCCGGCCGCATCCGCGCCGCTTCGCCCTCGGCCCGCACACCGACGTGCGCGGCGCGGGCGCGTTCACCCGGCCGCACACCGGCGGTCCGGCGTTCCGGCAGAACGACGCGGCGGCCCGGGCGGTGCTGGCGCTCCTGGGGTCTTCGGCGAACCGGGCCGCGGCGTGA